Proteins encoded within one genomic window of Eleutherodactylus coqui strain aEleCoq1 chromosome 1, aEleCoq1.hap1, whole genome shotgun sequence:
- the ALDH8A1 gene encoding 2-aminomuconic semialdehyde dehydrogenase, with product METKKAFLQLQNYIGGQFVPNKSYINSYDPSTGDVYCQVPDSDNEEVGAAVSAARAAFPIWSSWSPENRSRVMNNLADIIEIHLEEFAIAESKDQGKTITFARTVDIPRSVYNFRFFASSILHHTTECTQMDHLNCMNYTVRTPIGVAGLISPWNLPLYLLTWKIAPAIACGNTVVAKPSEMTSVTAWMMCKFLSQAGFPPGVVNMVFGTGPRTGEALVCHPDVPIISFTGSTVTAQRIIEKSAPYCKKLSLELGGKNPAIVFEDANLEECVTTTVRSSFSNQGEICLCTSRIYVQSSIYDEFLQKFVEATRRWKVSIPSDPTASMGALISEMHLAKVRSYVKMALAEGATINCGESVDTLNIPQNNQGGYFMLPTVITGLKEESCCMQEEIFGPVACVVPFDTEEEAIEKANGVKYGLAATIWARDVGRIHRVAKKLQAGLVWTNCWLVRDLNLPFGGMKASGLGREGAKDSYEFFTEVKTVTIKH from the exons ATGGAGACCAAAAAGGCTTTCCTGCAGCTGCAAAATTACATTGGAGGACAATTTGTCCCAAATAAATCTTACATCAATTCCTATGATCCTTCTACAGGGGACGTCTACTGCCAAGTGCCCGATAGTGACAATGAGGAG GTTGGGGCTGCAGTCAGTGCTGCCAGAGCTGCATTCCCCATCTGGTCTTCTTGGAGCCCTGAGAACAGATCCAGAGTCATGAACAATCTAGCAGACATTATTGAAATCCACTTGGAGGAGTTTGCCATAGCAGAATCTAAAGACCAAG gTAAAACCATTACATTTGCACGTACTGTGGATATACCACGTTCTGTGTACAACTTCCGGTTCTTTGCCTCATCTATCCTGCATCACACCACAGAATGCACACAAATGGACCACCTGAATTGCATGAATTACACTGTGCGCACCCCCATTGGAGTCG CTGGACTCATCAGCCCGTGGAACCTACCTCTGTACTTGCTTACCTGGAAGATTGCCCCAGCTATAGCATGTGGAAACACAGTTGTGGCAAAGCCGAGTGAGATGACCTCAGTCACAGCATGGATGATGTGCAAATTTCTAAGTCAAGCAG GTTTCCCACCTGGAGTTGTTAATATGGTGTTTGGTACAGGTCCAAGAACAGGGGAAGCTCTGGTCTGTCATCCTGACGTACCTATTATCTCCTTTACCGGAAGTACCGTAACTGCGCAGCGTATAATAGAAAAAAGTGCTCCATATTGCAAAAAGCTGTCATTAGAACTCGGAGGGAAGAATCCAGCTATTGTTTTTGAAGATGCAAACTTAGAAGAATGTGTCACTACCACTGTAAGGTCAAGCTTTTCTAATCAG GGAGAGATTTGTCTTTGTACAAGCAGAATTTATGTTCAGAGCTCAATTTATGATGAGTTTTTGCAGAAGTTTGTGGAAGCTACCAGAAGATGGAAGGTGTCCATTCCCTCTGATCCCACAGCCAGTATGGGAGCTTTGATCAGTGAAATGCATTTAGCAAAG GTGAGGAGCTATGTTAAGATGGCTTTGGCAGAAGGAGCTACAATTAACTGTGGGGAAAGTGTGGATACCTTAAACATCCCACAAAATAACCAGGGTGGTTATTTCATGTTGCCTACTGTTATCACTGGATTAAAGGAAGAGTCCTGCTGCATGCAAGAAGAGATTTTTGGTCCTGTGGCATGTGTGGTTCCATTTGATACAGAAGAAGAAGCGATTGAAAAGGCAAATGGTGTCAAATATGGTCTAGCTGCAACTATATGGGCAAGAGATGTAGGCCGCATTCACCGTGTCGCCAAGAAGCTTCAGGCAGGCCTGGTATGGACCAACTGCTGGTTAGTGAGGGACCTTAATTTACCCTTTGGTGGTATGAAAGCATCGGGGCTGGGTAGAGAAGGAGCAAAGGACTCATATGAGTTCTTCACTGAAGTGAAAACTGTTACAATAAAACATTAA